One region of Mycobacterium riyadhense genomic DNA includes:
- a CDS encoding sigma 54-interacting transcriptional regulator codes for MVTSPNNLPRTAGELRAAGHRERGVKQEIRENLLTALAEGDDMWPGIVGFDDTVIPQVERALIAGHDFVLLGERGQGKTRLLRALAGLLDEWTPVIDGAELGEHPYTPITPESIRRTYELGDNLPVKWKHRSERYTEKLATPDTSVADLVGDIDPIKVAEGRSLGDPETIAYGLIPRAHRGIVAVNELPDLAERIQVSMLNVMEERDIQVRGYTLRLPLDVLVVASANPEDYTNRGRIITPLKDRFGAEIRTHYPLELEAEMDLIAQEAHLSAQVPDYLNQVIARFARYLRESRSIDQRSGVSARFAIAAAETVAAAARHRGAVLGETDPVARVVDLDTVIDVLRGKLEFESGEEGREQAVLEHLLRRATADTASRVLGGIDVGSLVAAVEGGSVVTTGERVSAKDVLAAVPGLPVVDRIARKLGAESEGERAAALELALEALYLAKRIDKVSGEGQTVYG; via the coding sequence GTGGTGACTTCGCCGAATAACCTGCCCCGCACCGCCGGTGAGCTCCGTGCCGCCGGTCATCGCGAACGGGGGGTTAAGCAGGAAATCCGGGAAAATCTGCTCACCGCTCTAGCCGAGGGCGATGATATGTGGCCAGGCATCGTGGGCTTCGACGACACCGTGATACCCCAGGTAGAACGCGCACTGATCGCGGGGCATGACTTCGTGCTGCTCGGCGAACGCGGCCAGGGCAAAACCCGGCTACTAAGGGCGCTGGCCGGGCTGCTCGACGAGTGGACACCGGTGATCGACGGAGCCGAACTGGGCGAGCACCCTTATACGCCGATCACGCCGGAATCCATCCGGCGGACCTACGAGCTCGGCGACAACCTGCCGGTCAAGTGGAAGCACCGTAGCGAGCGTTACACCGAGAAGCTGGCCACACCCGACACCAGCGTCGCCGACCTGGTCGGCGACATCGATCCGATCAAGGTCGCCGAGGGCCGCAGCCTGGGGGACCCCGAGACCATCGCCTACGGGCTCATCCCGCGTGCGCACCGCGGCATCGTCGCGGTCAACGAGCTGCCCGACCTCGCCGAGCGCATTCAGGTGTCGATGCTCAACGTCATGGAGGAGCGCGACATCCAGGTCCGCGGTTACACGCTTAGATTGCCCCTCGACGTACTCGTTGTCGCCAGCGCCAACCCCGAGGACTACACCAACCGCGGTCGCATCATTACCCCGCTCAAGGACAGGTTCGGCGCCGAGATCCGCACCCATTACCCCCTGGAGTTGGAGGCGGAAATGGACCTCATCGCCCAGGAGGCGCACCTGAGCGCGCAGGTACCCGACTACCTGAACCAGGTGATCGCGCGATTTGCCCGGTACCTGCGGGAATCCCGCTCGATCGACCAGCGATCCGGGGTGTCGGCTCGGTTCGCCATCGCGGCCGCGGAGACCGTCGCCGCCGCGGCCCGGCACCGCGGCGCGGTATTGGGGGAGACGGATCCGGTGGCCCGGGTGGTCGATCTGGACACGGTGATCGACGTGCTGCGCGGCAAGCTGGAGTTCGAGTCCGGTGAGGAGGGTCGCGAACAGGCCGTGCTCGAGCATCTGTTGCGGCGTGCGACCGCCGATACCGCGTCGCGAGTGCTCGGCGGCATCGACGTCGGCTCGCTGGTGGCCGCCGTCGAGGGCGGTTCCGTGGTGACGACGGGTGAGCGGGTGTCGGCCAAGGATGTGCTGGCCGCGGTACCAGGGTTGCCGGTCGTGGACCGTATCGCGCGAAAACTGGGCGCCGAATCGGAGGGGGAGCGAGCCGCGGCGCTGGAGCTTGCTTTGGAGGCGTTGTACCTCGCGAAGCGAATCGACAAGGTATCCGGGGAGGGCCAAACCGTTTATGGCTAA
- the purH gene encoding bifunctional phosphoribosylaminoimidazolecarboxamide formyltransferase/IMP cyclohydrolase yields MTDEARRPIRRALISVYDKTGLVELAQGLAAAGVDIVSTGSTAKTIASKGIPVTPVEELTGFPEVLDGRVKTLHPRVHAGLLADLRKPEHAAALQQLGIAAFELVVVNLYPFSQTVESGAGIDECVEQIDIGGPSMVRAAAKNHPSVAVVTDPLGYEGVLAAVRNGGFTLAERKRLASLAFQHTAEYDIAVASWMQSTLAPEHPEASFPRWFARNWRRTAMLRYGENPHQQAALYSDPGAWPGLAQAEQLHGKDMSYNNFTDADAAWRAAFDHEQTCVAIIKHANPCGIAISSVSVADAHRKAHECDPLSAYGGVIAANTEVSAEMAEYVGTIFTEVIVAPAYAPGALDLLTRKKNIRVLVASEPLTGGTELRPISGGLLMQQRDELDAHGDNPANWTLATGSPADPATLTDLVFAWRACRAVKSNAIVIVADGATVGVGMGQVNRVDAARLAVERGGNRVDGAVAASDAFFPFPDGLQTLAAAGVKAIVHPGGSVRDEEVTDAAANAGITLYLTGARHFAH; encoded by the coding sequence ATGACCGACGAGGCGAGAAGGCCGATCCGGCGCGCGTTGATCAGCGTGTACGACAAGACCGGGCTGGTCGAGCTTGCCCAAGGCCTAGCCGCGGCTGGTGTCGATATCGTCTCGACCGGCTCAACGGCGAAAACAATTGCCAGCAAAGGGATTCCGGTGACTCCGGTGGAGGAGCTCACTGGCTTCCCCGAGGTCCTTGATGGCCGAGTCAAAACACTGCACCCGCGAGTGCATGCCGGGCTGCTGGCTGACCTGCGCAAGCCAGAGCATGCCGCAGCGCTGCAGCAGCTCGGGATTGCGGCGTTCGAACTGGTCGTGGTCAACCTGTATCCGTTTAGCCAGACCGTCGAATCCGGCGCGGGCATCGACGAATGCGTCGAGCAGATCGACATCGGCGGCCCCTCGATGGTGCGGGCGGCGGCGAAAAATCATCCCAGCGTCGCCGTGGTGACCGACCCGCTCGGGTATGAGGGGGTGCTGGCCGCGGTACGCAACGGCGGATTTACCCTCGCCGAGCGGAAAAGGCTGGCGTCGCTGGCATTTCAGCACACCGCGGAGTACGACATCGCGGTCGCGAGTTGGATGCAGTCGACCCTGGCGCCCGAACATCCCGAGGCGTCTTTTCCGCGGTGGTTCGCCAGAAACTGGCGCCGCACGGCGATGTTGCGCTACGGCGAGAACCCGCACCAGCAGGCGGCGCTGTACAGCGACCCGGGCGCCTGGCCGGGCCTGGCGCAGGCCGAGCAGCTGCACGGAAAAGACATGTCCTACAACAACTTCACCGACGCGGACGCGGCCTGGCGAGCGGCTTTCGACCACGAACAGACGTGTGTGGCAATCATCAAGCACGCCAACCCGTGCGGCATCGCGATCTCATCGGTGTCGGTTGCCGACGCACATCGCAAGGCCCACGAATGCGATCCGCTGAGCGCCTACGGTGGAGTGATCGCGGCCAACACCGAGGTCAGCGCCGAGATGGCGGAGTACGTGGGCACCATCTTCACCGAAGTGATCGTCGCGCCGGCCTACGCGCCGGGCGCTCTTGATCTGCTGACCCGCAAAAAGAACATCCGGGTGTTGGTGGCCTCCGAGCCGCTGACCGGGGGCACCGAGCTGCGCCCGATCAGCGGGGGATTGCTGATGCAGCAGCGCGACGAACTCGACGCGCACGGCGACAATCCGGCGAATTGGACACTCGCGACCGGATCGCCGGCCGACCCGGCGACATTGACCGACCTGGTGTTCGCCTGGCGGGCGTGTCGCGCTGTCAAGTCGAATGCCATCGTGATCGTCGCCGACGGCGCGACCGTCGGGGTCGGCATGGGTCAGGTCAATCGCGTCGACGCGGCCCGGCTGGCCGTCGAACGTGGCGGCAACCGGGTTGACGGCGCCGTCGCGGCATCCGACGCGTTCTTCCCATTCCCCGACGGTTTGCAGACGCTGGCCGCCGCCGGTGTCAAGGCGATCGTGCACCCGGGAGGCTCGGTGCGCGACGAAGAGGTGACCGATGCGGCGGCCAACGCCGGGATCACTCTCTACCTGACGGGCGCTCGCCACTTCGCCCACTAG
- the purN gene encoding phosphoribosylglycinamide formyltransferase: MQEPLRVPPSAPARLVVLASGTGSLLNSLIDAAVGDYPARVVAVGVDRDCRATEIAAKAALPVFTVRLKDYSDRDAWDAAITDATAAHSPDLIVSAGFMKILGPQFLSHFYGRIINTHPALLPAFPGAHGVAEALAYGVKVTGCTVHLVDAGTDTGPILAQQPVPVLDGDDDATLHERIKVIERRLLVDVVAAIATGGMTVNGRKATLG; the protein is encoded by the coding sequence GTGCAGGAACCGCTCCGTGTGCCCCCGAGTGCACCCGCGCGGCTGGTGGTACTGGCATCGGGTACGGGTTCGCTGCTGAACTCATTGATCGACGCAGCCGTCGGCGACTACCCGGCCCGGGTCGTCGCCGTCGGTGTGGATCGCGACTGCCGGGCCACCGAGATCGCTGCTAAGGCTGCACTGCCGGTCTTTACCGTGCGGCTCAAGGACTATTCGGACCGCGACGCCTGGGACGCCGCCATCACCGACGCCACCGCGGCGCACTCGCCCGACCTTATCGTGTCCGCGGGATTCATGAAAATACTTGGACCGCAATTTCTTTCACATTTCTACGGGCGCATCATCAATACCCATCCCGCGTTGCTGCCGGCGTTCCCGGGTGCGCATGGAGTGGCCGAAGCACTGGCCTACGGCGTGAAGGTCACCGGTTGTACCGTGCACCTGGTGGATGCCGGCACGGACACCGGGCCGATATTGGCGCAGCAACCCGTTCCAGTGCTCGACGGTGACGACGATGCAACGTTGCATGAACGCATTAAGGTCATCGAACGGCGGCTGCTGGTGGACGTGGTGGCCGCGATCGCGACCGGCGGAATGACGGTGAACGGACGAAAGGCGACCTTAGGATGA
- a CDS encoding DUF6350 family protein — MKRVSKSDENRSAGARQARDLVRVAFAPAVVALVVIAAVTLLQLLIANSDMTGALGAIASMWLGVHQVPISIGGRELGVMPLLPVLLMVWGTARTTARATSPHSSWLVVRWVFAAALGGPLLMAAIALAVIHDASSVITELQTPGALRAFAGVVMVHAIGAAIGVGSRVGRRALAASHLPNWLGDSARAAAAGVVALLGLSGVVTAGSLVVHWATMQELYGITDSIFGQFSLTVLSVLYAPNVIVGASAVAVGSSAHIGFATFSSFTVFGGDVPALPILAAAPTPPLGPAWVALLIVGASSGVAVGQQCARRALPIVPATAKLLVAAAAAALVMGLLGYGGGGQLGNFGDVGVDEGAMVIGVFFWFAVVGWVTVLMTGGISRTPKRPKPKPAPPSEPAPPPEPAPPPEPDESSEPDESSEPDEASDDENPEEPSLR, encoded by the coding sequence GTGAAAAGGGTGTCAAAAAGCGACGAGAATCGGTCAGCGGGCGCTCGCCAGGCGCGTGACCTCGTCAGGGTCGCCTTCGCTCCCGCAGTGGTGGCGCTGGTCGTCATCGCTGCCGTCACGCTGTTGCAGCTGCTGATCGCCAACAGCGACATGACCGGCGCGTTGGGCGCCATCGCCAGTATGTGGCTCGGCGTGCACCAAGTGCCGATCTCGATCGGTGGCCGAGAACTGGGCGTAATGCCGCTATTGCCGGTCTTGTTGATGGTATGGGGCACCGCGCGTACTACGGCGCGGGCCACCTCACCGCACTCGTCGTGGCTCGTGGTCCGGTGGGTGTTCGCCGCTGCGCTGGGCGGGCCGTTGCTGATGGCGGCCATTGCGTTGGCGGTGATCCACGACGCGTCGTCGGTGATCACCGAGCTGCAGACGCCCGGCGCCCTGCGCGCGTTCGCCGGCGTAGTGATGGTGCACGCCATTGGTGCCGCCATCGGCGTGGGGTCCCGGGTGGGTCGACGTGCGCTGGCGGCCTCGCACCTGCCCAACTGGCTGGGTGACTCGGCACGGGCCGCCGCGGCCGGGGTAGTGGCGTTGCTGGGGCTCTCCGGCGTGGTGACCGCGGGTTCGCTGGTTGTTCACTGGGCGACAATGCAAGAGCTGTACGGGATCACGGATTCGATTTTCGGCCAGTTCAGTCTCACCGTGCTGTCGGTGCTTTACGCGCCCAACGTCATCGTCGGCGCCTCAGCCGTCGCGGTCGGCTCGAGTGCTCATATTGGCTTCGCGACGTTCAGCTCGTTCACTGTGTTCGGCGGCGACGTCCCAGCGCTGCCGATCCTGGCGGCCGCCCCCACGCCACCGCTCGGGCCGGCGTGGGTCGCCCTACTGATCGTCGGTGCATCGTCTGGTGTCGCGGTCGGCCAGCAGTGTGCTCGCCGCGCCCTACCCATCGTCCCGGCAACGGCCAAGCTGCTGGTTGCGGCGGCCGCCGCGGCTTTAGTGATGGGACTGCTCGGGTACGGCGGTGGCGGACAACTGGGCAACTTCGGCGACGTCGGCGTGGACGAAGGCGCCATGGTGATCGGTGTCTTTTTCTGGTTCGCCGTCGTTGGTTGGGTCACGGTGCTGATGACGGGCGGGATCAGCCGAACTCCCAAGCGGCCCAAACCCAAGCCCGCCCCGCCGTCCGAACCAGCCCCGCCGCCCGAACCAGCCCCGCCGCCCGAACCGGACGAGTCGTCCGAACCGGACGAGTCGTCCGAACCGGACGAGGCGTCCGACGACGAGAACCCGGAAGAGCCGAGCCTGCGCTGA
- a CDS encoding DUF5336 domain-containing protein has protein sequence MTYSPGSPGYPPAQPAGSYGGASSGEGQSKLPMYLSIAVVALGLAAYFASFGPLFTISSELGAGGGSVSGDAGLAVSAALLAALLAGVGLLPKAKSYLSVVAVLAVLGVLLVISATVNKPGALSFGWALWVVLVFSVFQAVAAVGALLLDTGVITAPAPRPKFDPYGQYGPYGQYGQYGGQPGGYYGQPAAQQPAANPQQAPGYGSQPPQQQYGGGYSSNPNPASGGFSAQAPTQQAPQAAHQGPSTPPTGFPSFSPPPPVSAGAGSAAGSAPVNYSSPAGGQQQQSYGQSQQSSSSGSAPV, from the coding sequence ATGACCTACTCGCCGGGCAGCCCCGGATATCCGCCCGCGCAGCCCGCCGGTTCTTACGGGGGCGCCTCGTCGGGTGAGGGACAGAGCAAGCTTCCGATGTACCTGAGCATCGCGGTCGTGGCGCTTGGCCTGGCAGCGTATTTTGCGAGCTTCGGTCCGCTATTCACCATCAGCTCTGAACTCGGGGCGGGCGGTGGTTCGGTGTCCGGCGACGCCGGGTTGGCGGTCAGCGCGGCGCTGCTGGCTGCGCTGCTTGCCGGGGTGGGTTTGCTACCCAAGGCAAAGAGCTACCTGTCGGTCGTCGCGGTGCTCGCGGTGCTGGGTGTGCTGCTGGTCATCTCGGCGACCGTCAACAAGCCCGGTGCCCTTTCGTTCGGCTGGGCGCTGTGGGTCGTCCTGGTTTTCAGCGTGTTCCAGGCGGTAGCCGCAGTGGGCGCGCTGCTGCTGGATACGGGTGTGATCACCGCGCCCGCGCCGCGGCCCAAGTTCGACCCGTACGGCCAGTACGGCCCGTACGGGCAGTACGGCCAGTACGGGGGCCAGCCGGGCGGGTATTACGGTCAGCCGGCCGCACAACAGCCCGCGGCCAACCCGCAACAGGCGCCCGGGTATGGATCGCAGCCGCCGCAGCAGCAGTACGGCGGCGGCTATTCGTCCAACCCGAATCCGGCGAGCGGCGGATTCAGCGCCCAGGCTCCCACGCAGCAGGCGCCCCAGGCAGCGCACCAGGGGCCATCGACGCCGCCAACGGGTTTCCCGAGCTTCAGTCCGCCCCCGCCGGTCAGTGCCGGGGCGGGATCGGCGGCCGGTTCGGCTCCGGTCAACTACTCCAGCCCCGCCGGTGGTCAGCAGCAGCAGTCCTACGGTCAAAGCCAGCAGTCGTCGTCCTCCGGGTCGGCGCCGGTCTAA
- a CDS encoding LLM class F420-dependent oxidoreductase: protein MDYGLVLFTSDRGISPAAAAKLADDHGFQTFYVPEHTHIPVKREAAHPTTGDASLPDDRYMRTLDPWVSLGAACAVTSRVRLSTAVALPVEHDPLTLAKSIATLDHLSGGRVSLGVGFGWNTDELTDHGVPPGRRRTMLREYLEAMRALWTQEEAAYDGEFVKFGPSWAWPKPVQSHIPVLVGAAGTEKNFKWIARSADGWITTPRDFDIDEPVKLLQDIWVAAGRDGAPQIVALDFKPVPEKLARWAQLGVTEVLFGLPDRSDDEIAAYVERLAGKLATCL from the coding sequence ATGGATTACGGCCTTGTGCTCTTCACCAGCGACCGCGGCATCTCTCCAGCGGCGGCCGCGAAGCTTGCCGACGACCACGGGTTTCAGACGTTCTACGTACCTGAACACACCCATATCCCGGTCAAGCGCGAGGCTGCGCACCCGACGACCGGCGACGCATCGCTGCCTGACGATCGCTACATGCGCACGCTCGACCCTTGGGTGAGTTTGGGTGCGGCGTGCGCGGTGACTTCGCGAGTCCGGCTGTCCACCGCCGTGGCGCTACCGGTCGAGCATGATCCGCTCACGCTGGCGAAAAGCATTGCGACGCTGGACCATCTGTCCGGAGGTCGGGTGAGCCTGGGTGTCGGGTTCGGCTGGAACACCGACGAACTCACCGACCACGGCGTGCCGCCCGGACGCCGCCGCACGATGCTGCGTGAATACCTCGAGGCCATGCGAGCGTTGTGGACACAGGAAGAAGCGGCCTACGACGGAGAATTCGTGAAATTCGGCCCCAGCTGGGCCTGGCCGAAGCCGGTGCAGTCACACATCCCGGTGCTCGTCGGCGCGGCCGGCACCGAGAAGAACTTCAAGTGGATCGCACGAAGCGCCGATGGCTGGATCACCACTCCGCGCGACTTCGACATCGACGAGCCGGTGAAGTTGTTGCAGGACATCTGGGTGGCCGCGGGCCGCGACGGCGCACCGCAGATCGTGGCGCTCGACTTCAAACCGGTGCCCGAGAAGCTCGCGCGTTGGGCCCAACTGGGCGTAACTGAGGTGCTGTTCGGCCTGCCGGACCGTTCCGACGACGAGATTGCCGCCTACGTGGAGCGCTTGGCCGGAAAGCTGGCCACTTGCCTGTAG
- the sucD gene encoding succinate--CoA ligase subunit alpha: protein MAIFLTSENKVIVQGITGSEATVHTARMLKAGTQIVGGVNARKAGTTVTHEDKGGRLIKLPVFGSVAEAMEKTGADVSIIFVPPKFAKDAIVEAIDAEIPLLVVITEGIPVQDTAYAWAYNLEKGGKTRIIGPNCPGIISPGQSLVGITPANITGPGPIGLVSKSGTLTYQMMYELRDLGFTTSIGIGGDPVIGTTHIDAIEAFEKDPDTKLIVMIGEIGGDAEERAADYIKANVSKPVVGYVAGFTAPEGKTMGHAGAIVSGSSGTAAAKQEALEAAGVKVGKTPSATAALAREILKTL from the coding sequence ATGGCAATATTCCTGACCTCCGAAAACAAGGTCATCGTCCAGGGCATTACCGGCTCTGAGGCCACCGTCCATACCGCACGCATGCTTAAGGCCGGCACTCAAATCGTCGGCGGTGTCAACGCGCGCAAGGCGGGCACCACCGTCACGCATGAGGACAAGGGCGGCAGGCTGATCAAGCTGCCGGTGTTCGGCAGCGTCGCGGAGGCGATGGAAAAGACCGGTGCCGATGTGTCAATCATCTTCGTGCCGCCGAAGTTCGCCAAGGACGCGATCGTTGAGGCCATCGACGCCGAGATTCCGCTGCTGGTGGTCATCACCGAGGGAATTCCGGTGCAGGACACCGCATATGCCTGGGCGTACAACCTCGAGAAGGGTGGCAAGACCCGCATCATCGGCCCGAACTGTCCGGGCATCATCAGCCCCGGTCAGTCGCTCGTGGGCATCACCCCGGCCAACATCACCGGACCCGGTCCGATCGGGCTGGTATCCAAATCGGGCACGCTGACCTACCAAATGATGTATGAGCTAAGGGATCTCGGTTTTACCACGTCGATCGGGATTGGCGGCGACCCGGTGATCGGCACCACGCACATCGATGCCATCGAGGCCTTCGAGAAGGATCCCGACACCAAGCTCATCGTGATGATCGGTGAGATCGGCGGCGACGCCGAGGAGCGCGCGGCGGACTACATCAAGGCCAACGTGTCCAAGCCGGTCGTCGGCTACGTCGCGGGATTCACTGCGCCAGAAGGCAAAACGATGGGCCATGCCGGCGCCATCGTGTCCGGCTCGTCGGGAACCGCGGCCGCCAAGCAAGAGGCGCTCGAGGCGGCCGGCGTCAAGGTTGGCAAGACCCCGTCGGCGACGGCGGCGCTGGCCCGGGAGATCCTGAAGACCCTGTAG